A section of the Prochlorococcus sp. MIT 1341 genome encodes:
- a CDS encoding MTH1187 family thiamine-binding protein, with protein sequence MKSHSQKLWVSIDLCLIPVGTGVSIAPYIKTCQKTIEEAGLNYELGPNGTAIEGNWEEVFDCVKACHTAVHNLGAPRIYTTLKVNTRTDKKQSFTEKVESVIQL encoded by the coding sequence ATGAAATCTCATAGCCAAAAATTATGGGTCAGCATTGACCTCTGCCTAATACCAGTAGGGACAGGGGTCTCAATTGCACCTTATATTAAGACTTGCCAAAAGACCATTGAAGAAGCAGGCCTTAACTATGAATTAGGGCCAAATGGAACCGCTATTGAAGGGAACTGGGAAGAAGTTTTTGATTGTGTGAAGGCATGTCACACAGCTGTTCATAATCTCGGAGCACCTCGTATTTACACAACTCTAAAAGTCAACACAAGAACAGATAAAAAGCAATCCTTTACTGAAAAAGTTGAAAGTGTAATTCAATTATAA
- a CDS encoding HDIG domain-containing metalloprotein, producing MRNESPHHRLVAWSPSQKAGLIVVAVLVALITSWQWLGEPNLKVGSPAPFEARAPRDALVEDSQALQQKRSDLVPRTFVQVIDQQQSMALMQKLERQLGEIELVALSSEGDRIGPVNLNLQEQKWLSQRTQEARNIWEIKIREGAERMLSQGLVNTLAKEQLLKAVSMQLWDIGAPESPSRTLGSKLLASTFQGTSNLRTDAIKSQKLLEDLITKQGIPIIEVNEGDLITRQGERISPQAYDVLDYFGMIKRSPRPLTWFWKYSEALLGCFLLILIMRREKPALQARHALLPLLLLLVAQASKVWFGAAVSPLAVIVPPTLLISQGLGTSCALIWMAIGSLLWPVPVSGFGDGRMLVACAVAFLVALQAGRLRSRAQLFQLAVLLPLGALFAEWFLLASQINPANTAWGRLAPNSEALFSEAILMGALLMFAITLIPLIENAFGLVTRARLMELADQERPLLRKLSIEAPGTFEHTLMLCGLAEEGARSIYADVDLTRTGALYHDIGKLHAPEWFIENQENGINPHEELNDPLASASILQAHVDEGLKLAKKYRLPQSVVDFIPAHQGTMKMGYFLHLAKEKNPEIPESNFRYKGPLPRSKETAILMLADGCEAALRSLDQNIDDSDASETVRRIVESRYYDGQLIESGLTRAEIELVIRSFVRVWRRMKHRRIVYPLPAKNIYRNN from the coding sequence TTGCGGAATGAGTCACCTCACCATCGTCTAGTTGCATGGTCACCATCACAGAAGGCTGGATTGATAGTAGTTGCTGTTTTGGTTGCACTTATTACAAGTTGGCAATGGCTTGGTGAGCCTAATTTGAAGGTTGGCAGCCCCGCTCCTTTTGAGGCAAGGGCGCCAAGAGATGCTCTTGTAGAGGATAGTCAGGCCCTTCAGCAAAAACGTTCTGATTTAGTACCACGAACATTTGTTCAGGTGATAGATCAACAGCAGTCAATGGCATTAATGCAAAAGCTTGAACGGCAATTGGGTGAGATTGAGCTTGTTGCTTTAAGTAGTGAAGGAGATCGAATTGGTCCAGTAAATCTTAATTTACAAGAGCAAAAATGGCTTTCTCAAAGAACCCAGGAAGCTCGGAATATTTGGGAAATTAAAATTCGTGAAGGGGCTGAGCGAATGCTTAGCCAGGGTCTTGTAAATACTTTGGCTAAGGAGCAATTGCTAAAGGCTGTGTCCATGCAGTTGTGGGATATAGGTGCGCCAGAGAGTCCCTCTCGCACTCTTGGCAGTAAATTGCTTGCAAGTACTTTTCAAGGGACTAGTAATCTTCGAACGGACGCCATTAAAAGTCAGAAATTATTGGAGGATTTGATTACTAAGCAGGGTATTCCCATAATTGAGGTTAATGAAGGTGATTTGATTACAAGACAAGGAGAACGGATTAGTCCACAGGCCTACGATGTACTTGATTATTTTGGAATGATTAAAAGAAGCCCTAGGCCTCTTACATGGTTTTGGAAATATAGCGAAGCTCTTCTCGGTTGTTTTCTTTTGATATTGATAATGCGTAGAGAGAAGCCTGCTTTGCAGGCTAGGCATGCGTTGTTACCTCTTTTATTGCTTCTAGTTGCTCAGGCCAGCAAGGTTTGGTTCGGAGCCGCAGTTAGTCCTTTGGCTGTAATTGTTCCTCCAACACTTCTTATCTCGCAGGGGCTTGGAACATCTTGTGCCCTTATATGGATGGCTATAGGGAGCCTTCTTTGGCCAGTCCCTGTTAGTGGATTTGGGGATGGTCGAATGTTGGTTGCTTGTGCAGTAGCGTTTTTGGTTGCATTGCAGGCAGGGAGATTGCGAAGTCGAGCACAATTATTTCAATTGGCAGTGCTTCTACCTTTAGGGGCACTTTTTGCAGAATGGTTTCTTTTGGCGAGTCAAATTAATCCAGCAAATACAGCTTGGGGGAGGTTGGCTCCTAACTCAGAGGCCCTTTTCTCTGAAGCGATTTTGATGGGTGCTCTCTTAATGTTTGCTATTACTTTGATTCCACTAATTGAGAATGCTTTTGGATTGGTGACTAGAGCTCGTTTAATGGAACTAGCTGATCAGGAAAGGCCTTTATTAAGGAAGCTTTCTATCGAGGCTCCGGGAACTTTTGAACATACTCTTATGTTATGTGGTTTAGCAGAGGAAGGGGCAAGATCTATCTACGCTGATGTTGACCTTACCCGTACAGGAGCTCTTTATCACGATATCGGAAAGTTACATGCACCTGAATGGTTTATTGAGAACCAAGAAAATGGAATAAACCCGCATGAAGAATTAAATGATCCTCTAGCTAGTGCGAGCATTCTCCAGGCTCATGTCGATGAGGGCTTAAAGCTAGCAAAAAAATATCGCTTGCCACAAAGTGTTGTTGACTTTATTCCTGCACATCAAGGGACTATGAAGATGGGATATTTCCTACATCTTGCGAAGGAAAAGAATCCAGAAATTCCTGAAAGTAATTTTAGATATAAAGGTCCTTTACCCAGATCTAAAGAGACAGCAATTTTAATGCTTGCAGATGGATGTGAAGCTGCACTTAGGTCTCTTGATCAAAACATAGACGATTCAGATGCCAGTGAAACAGTGAGAAGAATTGTAGAATCTCGATATTATGATGGACAACTTATTGAAAGTGGTCTGACGCGAGCTGAGATTGAATTAGTCATACGTTCATTTGTTCGTGTTTGGAGAAGGATGAAGCACAGAAGAATAGTTTATCCATTACCTGCTAAAAATATATACAGAAACAATTAG
- the folD gene encoding bifunctional methylenetetrahydrofolate dehydrogenase/methenyltetrahydrofolate cyclohydrolase FolD produces MTLKLDGKKLASEIEERLGSEIRTHSGLAKRPPGLAVIRVGDDPASKVYVSNKEKACNRIGIENFGEHLNAKSTESEIIQKINLLNNDEKVDGILLQLPLPKHINEKSLLAHLSPEKDVDGLHSLNLGRLVKNEPGPRSCTPAGIMALLKANKVSIEGKNVVVIGRSVLVGKPMSLMLQAANATVTMAHSHTENLSVLTKQADILVVATGCAQMIGARHVKPGGVVIDVGIHRIEKELSKGSAKKATLCGDVRSEEVASIVSALTPVPGGVGPMTVTMLLVNTVNSWQQHCNLPFSLKDLLP; encoded by the coding sequence ATGACCCTAAAACTTGATGGTAAAAAATTGGCTTCAGAAATAGAAGAACGACTTGGCTCTGAAATTAGAACCCATTCAGGCCTAGCAAAACGTCCTCCTGGTTTAGCTGTGATTCGAGTTGGTGATGATCCTGCTAGCAAAGTATACGTATCAAATAAAGAAAAGGCATGCAATCGAATAGGCATTGAAAATTTTGGTGAGCACCTCAACGCTAAAAGCACTGAATCAGAAATTATTCAAAAAATAAACCTGTTAAATAACGATGAAAAAGTAGATGGAATTTTATTGCAACTTCCACTTCCTAAGCACATAAACGAAAAGTCACTACTCGCTCACCTCTCCCCAGAAAAAGATGTTGATGGCCTCCATAGCCTAAATCTTGGAAGACTTGTGAAAAACGAACCAGGCCCTAGAAGTTGCACCCCTGCAGGAATTATGGCCTTATTAAAAGCCAACAAAGTATCAATTGAAGGAAAAAATGTAGTGGTAATTGGTAGAAGCGTCCTTGTTGGCAAACCAATGTCTTTAATGCTTCAAGCTGCCAACGCAACAGTCACTATGGCCCACTCACATACAGAGAACCTCTCTGTTTTAACTAAACAAGCAGACATTCTTGTTGTAGCGACAGGTTGCGCCCAAATGATTGGTGCGAGGCATGTCAAGCCAGGAGGTGTTGTAATTGATGTTGGAATTCATCGCATCGAAAAAGAGCTTTCTAAAGGGAGTGCAAAAAAAGCAACGCTTTGTGGAGATGTACGTTCTGAAGAAGTAGCCTCAATAGTGAGTGCTCTCACGCCAGTTCCGGGTGGAGTTGGGCCAATGACGGTAACAATGTTGCTAGTAAACACTGTCAATAGTTGGCAGCAGCATTGCAATTTGCCCTTCAGCCTCAAAGATCTTCTCCCTTAA